The DNA sequence AACAAACCTCGTTATTTGGTGACGTGGCGGACCCTGAACCGGAGGTATTGATCCGGGAGGACGGCGATGTTCGCCTGTATCGCAACTGGTGGACCCCAGAGGAAACCCGCCGGTTGTTCGACCAACTGCGTACTGAATTGGCTTGGCAGCAGACCCACATTCAGATGCACGGAAAACGGATACCGGTGCCCCGTTTGGATGTCTGGTATGGTGACCCCGGTCATCCGTATCGTTATTCTGGCGTCCGGTTCGACCCCGAACCCTGGACCCCGACCCTTGAGGCGATAAAAAGCGAGCTTGAGAGGCGACAGGGCTTGACCTTTAACAGCGTCTTGGCCAATCTTTACAGAAATGGACAGGACAGTGTGGCCTGGCATGCCGACGATGAGCCGGAGCTGGGTCGCAACCCGGTAATTGCCTCACTCAGCCTGGGCTCGGAACGACGCTTCGCGCTCAGGCACAAAACCCGCAAGGATCTCGCGCCGGTTCGGCTGGATTTGCCCAGCGGTTCGCTGCTGGTCATGGCCGGAACCACCCAGCATTTCTGGCAGCACCAACTGGCGAAAACCGCCCGAGCCGTCGGACCAAGGATCAATCTGACCTTCCGAACGGTGTTTGGTGCGGGTGATGGCGGTTTATAATCGGTGGATGGATGTAATCGACAACAACTCTCGAGGGACCGAGCGTGAGACCGGTTCCCTCACGCCCCGCTAAAGTGCACCGGACGCCGGTGTCAGGAACCCCATAACAGACGTTTTGCCAAAAAAACGCCATAACAAAAATTGAATGTGTCAGGACCAAAAGCTGGATTGGGGGCTAACGTTGACAAAGATTCTGGTAGTAGACGACCACGACCTGGTTCGCATGGGCATTGTGCGCATGCTGGCCGACGTGGCCGGCTTTGATGTAGTAGGAGATGCCAAAAGCGGCGAGGAAGCCGTCACCAAGGCACGGGTACTGGTGCCCGACGTTGTGCTCATGGATGTGAAAATGCCCGGTATGGGCGGTCTGGAAGCCACCAAAAAACTGCGGCAGATCAATCCCGAAGTGAAGATCATCGCGGTCACCGCCTGCGATGACAGTCTGTATCCCACCCGACTGATGCAGGCCGGCGCGGTCGGCTACGTCACCAAGGGGGCCGAATTCACCGAAATTACCGACGCCATCAACAAGGTGATTCGCGGTGACCTTTATATGAGTAACGCCATCGCCCAGCAGTTGGCCCTGAAAAATTTTGCCGGAGAAGGGGACACGTCCTCGCCGTTTGAGAAACTCTCCCAGCGGGAGTTGCAGACCGCCATGCTGATTGCCAATGGCCAGAAGGTGCAGGATATTGCCGATATTTTCTGTGTCAGCCCGAAAACGGTGAACAGCTATCGGTATCGGATTTTCGAGAAGCTCGATATCAATAGCGATGTGGAGTTGACCTTGTTGGCGGTGAAGCACAATTTCCTGGATCCGGAGGCGGTGGTGTAGGTTGGGTTGGGATGCGGCGGATGCGCTTCGCTTATCCGCCCTACACGGATCACGGCAGTGTGCGTAGGGCGGATAAGCGCGAAGCGCGCATCCGCCGTAACCCAAACCACGACATCCCCGCCAACCGGTGGTATTCTTCCCGCCCATGAACACACCTGATGTATTCGACCACAAACAATTCCTAGCCAACACCACCAAACAACCGGGCATCTATCAGATGTACGACGGTGGCGGTGAGCTGCTCTACGTCGGTAAAGCCAAAAACCTGAAAAACCGGTTGTCCAGCTACTTCCGCAGCTCCGGCCTGTCTCCGAAAACCGTGGCCCTGGTGGCGAAAATTCGTCAGATCGATGTGACGGTCACCTCGAGCGAAACCGAAGCGCTGATTCTTGAGCAGAATCTGATCAAATCCCACCGGCCGCCCTATAACATTCTGTTGCGGGATGATAAGTCCTACCCCTACATTTTTCTCTCCAGTGGCGAGACCTTTCCGCGCATCAGTTTTCATCGGGGCTCCAAGAAAAAGCGCGGTCACTACTTCGGCCCTTACCCGAATGTTGGGGCGGTGAAAGACAGCCTGAATTTTCTGCAGAAAACCTTTCAGGTGCGTCAGTGCGAGGACAGTGTGTTCAAAAACCGCTCGCGCCCCTGTCTGCAATACCAGATCAAACGTTGCACCGCGCCCTGTGTGGATTACATCAGCCCGGAAGACTACGCCGACGATGTGCGCCACACCCGCATGTTTTTGAGCGGGGATAGTGACACCCTGATGAAGGAGCTGGCGGACCAGATGGACGCCGCGTCCCAGGCGCTGGAGTTTGAGCGGGCGGCGGCGCTGCGAGATCAGATCACCGCGCTGCGCTCCATTCAGTCCCAGAATCTGATTGAAGAGGGGTATGGCGATCTGGATGTGGTAGCCGCCGTGCTGCAGGCGGGGTTGATCTGCGTGCATGTGTTGTTTGTTCGCCAGGGGAGAATTCTGGGCAGTCGCAGCTACTATCCGCAGGCGACACTGGCGGATTCAGAATCCGATGTCCTGACCGAATTCCTGCCACAGTTTTATCTGGCGAGCGAGGGCCGGGAAATCCCCCGGGAAATTATCACCAGCCACCCGGTGGCGGAGGCTGAGCTGATTGCCCAGGCGCTCAAGAGTGCCTCGGGTCGCCAGGTGACGGTCACTGACAAGGTGCGCACCCATCGTTCCCAGTGGGTGCAAATGGCGACCACGGCGGCCCAGCAGAATCTCACGAGCCGGGTAAACAGCCGTAAGAACAGTATGGACCGCTTTATTGCCCTGCAGGATGCGTTGGGTCTGGACGAGATGCCCCAGCGATTGGAGTGTTTCGATATCAGTCACAGCAGCGGTGAGCTGACCCAGGCGTCCTGTGTGGTGTTCGATACCAACGGTCCGCTGAAGTCCGATTATCGCCGCTTCAATATTGACGGTATCACCCCCGGTGACGACTACGCGGCCATGGAGCAGGCGCTGCAGAGGCGCTATACCCGGTTGCAGAAAGGCGAGGGCAAGCTGCCGGATATTCTGATTATTGATGGCGGTAAAGGTCAGCTCGGTAAGGCCGAGGCAGTACTGGCGGAGCTGGGTGTGAACAATGTCCAGTTGCTGGGTGTGGCCAAAGGTACCACGCGCAAGGCGGGGTTCGAGACGCTGTATTGGGCGGAGAGCGGTAAAGAGATTGTGATGTCGAGCGATTCGCCGGCGCTGCATTTGCTACAGCATATTCGCGATGAGGCGCACCGGTTTGCGATTACCGGACATCGCCAGCGGCGGGACAAGAAGCGGCGCACGTCCAGTCTGGAGGGGGTGCCAGGGGTGGGTGCCGGCCGCCGTCGGGAGCTGTTGCGTCATTTTGGTGGGCTGCAGGAGGTACAGAAGGCCAGCGTGGCGGATCTCGCCAAGGTGCCGGGAATCAGCAAACGCCTGGCGGAGGAAATTTACGGCCATTTTCATGGCTGAATACTAGGGTGTGTAGGTGGTGCCCGGAGCCGGAATTGAACCGGCACGACTGCAATAGTCGGCAGATTTTAAGTCTGCTGTGGCCGCTCTCGGACTTCCTGTCCTCCGCGGCACTTGGGCTTCCTGCCCGGCGTCTACCAATTCCGCGGGTACTAAATGGTGCCGGGAGCGGGACTTGAACCCGCACGACCATCACGGTCGCAAGATTTTAAGTCTTGTGTGTCTACCAATTTCACCATCCCGGCGGGGGAGAGTACTTCGAAGGGAAAGTTGGAGGCGCGAGCCGGAGTCGAACCGGCCTAACCGGATTTGCAATCCGGGGCATAACCGCTTTGCTATCGCGCCTTGCTTGAAGAGGGGCGAATTCTAAAGGAATCGCCGAAAAAATCCTAGGGGTTTCCGTGGGTTATCCGGGAATTTTTTGTGTTGGTTGATATTTGACCAAGGTTCCGGGTTGGGTAACGGCGGATGCGCGCTACGCGACCTCCGCAGTTTGCGTAGGGCGGATAAGGCCGCAGGCCGCATCCGCCGTTGCCCAAGCTATTTCAACCTCATAAACGGCCAGGCGGCGCGCAGGTAGAGGATCATGGACCAAAGGGTCAGTAGCGCGGCGCTGTACAGGGTGATGTATCCGAGCCAGTAAAAGAGCGCAAAGGGCAGGTCGGCCAGCAGGACAATCAGGGCCGTCATCTGCAGGGTGGTTTTGATCTTGCCAATGTAGGACACCGCGACGCTGGCGCGTTCGCCCAGCTCGGCCATCCATTCCCGCAGGGCCGAAATTACAATCTCCCGGCCGATAATCACAATGGCCGGGGCGGTGAACCAGGGTGTGGCGTGCAGCTCAACCAGAAGGGCCAGGGCGATGACCACCATCAGCTTGTCCGCCACCGGGTCCAGGAAGGCGCCAAAGGGGGTGGACTGGTCGTATTTGCGAGCGACGTAGCCATCGGCCCAGTCGGTGATGGCGGCAACACTGAATATCATGGCGGAGGCGAAGTGGGCCCACCCGAACGGAAGATAGAAGACCACTACAAACAGCGGGATGAAAACAATGCGGATCAGGGTCAGTTGGTTCGCCAGGGTCATGGGATAGATCGGTCTCTGGTTCTGTCGTTGGGCGAATCATACAGCCGTGAGGCGGGGGTGACCAGTGTTGCGTCGGACCGATCCAACCTACCATGGAGCTATAGGGGCGGGATGGCGCGATCCAGGGCGCCGACGTCCAGGAAGGGCGAGG is a window from the Marinimicrobium koreense genome containing:
- a CDS encoding alpha-ketoglutarate-dependent dioxygenase AlkB family protein; this encodes MAAQQTSLFGDVADPEPEVLIREDGDVRLYRNWWTPEETRRLFDQLRTELAWQQTHIQMHGKRIPVPRLDVWYGDPGHPYRYSGVRFDPEPWTPTLEAIKSELERRQGLTFNSVLANLYRNGQDSVAWHADDEPELGRNPVIASLSLGSERRFALRHKTRKDLAPVRLDLPSGSLLVMAGTTQHFWQHQLAKTARAVGPRINLTFRTVFGAGDGGL
- a CDS encoding response regulator; the protein is MTKILVVDDHDLVRMGIVRMLADVAGFDVVGDAKSGEEAVTKARVLVPDVVLMDVKMPGMGGLEATKKLRQINPEVKIIAVTACDDSLYPTRLMQAGAVGYVTKGAEFTEITDAINKVIRGDLYMSNAIAQQLALKNFAGEGDTSSPFEKLSQRELQTAMLIANGQKVQDIADIFCVSPKTVNSYRYRIFEKLDINSDVELTLLAVKHNFLDPEAVV
- the uvrC gene encoding excinuclease ABC subunit UvrC, which produces MNTPDVFDHKQFLANTTKQPGIYQMYDGGGELLYVGKAKNLKNRLSSYFRSSGLSPKTVALVAKIRQIDVTVTSSETEALILEQNLIKSHRPPYNILLRDDKSYPYIFLSSGETFPRISFHRGSKKKRGHYFGPYPNVGAVKDSLNFLQKTFQVRQCEDSVFKNRSRPCLQYQIKRCTAPCVDYISPEDYADDVRHTRMFLSGDSDTLMKELADQMDAASQALEFERAAALRDQITALRSIQSQNLIEEGYGDLDVVAAVLQAGLICVHVLFVRQGRILGSRSYYPQATLADSESDVLTEFLPQFYLASEGREIPREIITSHPVAEAELIAQALKSASGRQVTVTDKVRTHRSQWVQMATTAAQQNLTSRVNSRKNSMDRFIALQDALGLDEMPQRLECFDISHSSGELTQASCVVFDTNGPLKSDYRRFNIDGITPGDDYAAMEQALQRRYTRLQKGEGKLPDILIIDGGKGQLGKAEAVLAELGVNNVQLLGVAKGTTRKAGFETLYWAESGKEIVMSSDSPALHLLQHIRDEAHRFAITGHRQRRDKKRRTSSLEGVPGVGAGRRRELLRHFGGLQEVQKASVADLAKVPGISKRLAEEIYGHFHG
- the pgsA gene encoding CDP-diacylglycerol--glycerol-3-phosphate 3-phosphatidyltransferase: MTLANQLTLIRIVFIPLFVVVFYLPFGWAHFASAMIFSVAAITDWADGYVARKYDQSTPFGAFLDPVADKLMVVIALALLVELHATPWFTAPAIVIIGREIVISALREWMAELGERASVAVSYIGKIKTTLQMTALIVLLADLPFALFYWLGYITLYSAALLTLWSMILYLRAAWPFMRLK